In Nakamurella antarctica, the following are encoded in one genomic region:
- a CDS encoding penicillin-binding transpeptidase domain-containing protein, with protein sequence MTPFSAALMAATVAHGSMPTPTLIRDSVTTIDQPPAALTANAAQDLPVLMRAVTSEGTGKSLQSFGEIYLKTGTAEFSDETGAIHAHAWTVGYQGDMAFAALIVAGDDSSRTNALLADFLTANQ encoded by the coding sequence GTGACCCCGTTCTCCGCGGCTCTGATGGCCGCGACAGTCGCCCACGGATCGATGCCAACCCCCACGCTCATACGGGACAGCGTCACCACGATCGACCAACCTCCGGCAGCCCTGACTGCGAATGCGGCACAAGACTTGCCTGTGCTGATGCGGGCGGTCACCTCGGAGGGGACTGGTAAGAGTCTGCAGAGTTTCGGAGAGATCTATCTCAAGACGGGGACTGCAGAATTTTCAGACGAAACGGGAGCTATCCACGCGCACGCCTGGACCGTGGGATATCAGGGCGACATGGCCTTCGCTGCACTGATAGTGGCTGGCGACGACTCGAGCCGCACCAACGCTCTGTTGGCGGATTTTCTCACCGCGAACCAGTAG